A stretch of Telopea speciosissima isolate NSW1024214 ecotype Mountain lineage chromosome 11, Tspe_v1, whole genome shotgun sequence DNA encodes these proteins:
- the LOC122646770 gene encoding uncharacterized protein LOC122646770 isoform X2: MVLWEITLVTAYFLGLKRTYRLALKLQRRLIGPNHPKIREFLYRRTRSVFSVAIRIHSNIQQRDIEVGRNLGNWILRWLDRMKPSAQIRGLPGNPPSVGNTSKHVTNSSKQQPPGSIQKFSSKIINRGAIGRLTTSSSLHIWPKSFPTLGTMLRPSRPTGANTQYRNLCFSGPYLPGPNYEKGRFDGVIRKDIMQWMLRN, from the exons ATGGTGCTTTGGGAGATCACATTGGTAACTGCTTATTTCTTGGGGTTGAAACGAACTTATAGGCTTGCTCTGAAGCTCCAACGTCGTCTCATCGGTCCTAATCACCCTAAGATCCGCGA GTTTCTTTACAGGCGAACTCGTTCTGTATTTTCCGTAGCGATCCGGATTCACAGCAACATACAACAGAGGGACATAGAAGTTGGTCGGAACCTTGGGAACTGGATCCTTCGGTGGCTTGATCGCATGAAACCATCTGCCCAGATCCGTGGTCTTCCTGGAAACCCACCCAGCGTTGGTAACACATCCAAGCATGTAACCAACTCATCCAAACAACAACCTCCAGGGTCCATTCAAAAATTCAGTAGCAAAATTATAAACAGGGGAGCAATTGGGCGTCTCACCACCTCATCATCACTGCATATATGGCCAAAATCATTCCCTACTCTGGGGACGATGTTGAGGCCATCGAGACCCACTGGTGCAAACACTCAGTACAGGAACTTGTGCTTCTCTGGGCCTTACTTGCCTGGACCAAACTATGAAAAAGGTAGATTTGATGGAGTGATTCGTAAGGACATAATGCAGTGGATGCTGCGAAATTGA
- the LOC122646770 gene encoding uncharacterized protein LOC122646770 isoform X1: protein MVLWEITLVTAYFLGLKRTYRLALKLQRRLIGPNHPKIREFLYRRTRSVFSVAIRIHSNIQQRDIEVGRNLGNWILRWLDRMKPSAQIRGLPGNPPSVGNTSKHVTNSSKQQPPGSIQKFSSKIINRGAIGRLTTSSSLHIWPKSFPTLGTMLRPSRPTGANTQYRNLCFSGPYLPGPNYEKGRFDGVIRKDIMQWMLRN from the exons ATGGTGCTTTGGGAGATCACATTGGTAACTGCTTATTTCTTGGGGTTGAAACGAACTTATAGGCTTGCTCTGAAGCTCCAACGTCGTCTCATCGGTCCTAATCACCCTAAGATCCGCGAATTCCTTTACCG GCGAACTCGTTCTGTATTTTCCGTAGCGATCCGGATTCACAGCAACATACAACAGAGGGACATAGAAGTTGGTCGGAACCTTGGGAACTGGATCCTTCGGTGGCTTGATCGCATGAAACCATCTGCCCAGATCCGTGGTCTTCCTGGAAACCCACCCAGCGTTGGTAACACATCCAAGCATGTAACCAACTCATCCAAACAACAACCTCCAGGGTCCATTCAAAAATTCAGTAGCAAAATTATAAACAGGGGAGCAATTGGGCGTCTCACCACCTCATCATCACTGCATATATGGCCAAAATCATTCCCTACTCTGGGGACGATGTTGAGGCCATCGAGACCCACTGGTGCAAACACTCAGTACAGGAACTTGTGCTTCTCTGGGCCTTACTTGCCTGGACCAAACTATGAAAAAGGTAGATTTGATGGAGTGATTCGTAAGGACATAATGCAGTGGATGCTGCGAAATTGA
- the LOC122645078 gene encoding uncharacterized protein LOC122645078: MHKYYNHIFLSEGVDQGALQQILLSIQPQVLEEMNGKLCAAPTKEEIQTALFAMALLKSPGLDGLPPAFFQKYWDVTQEDLFTFVHDFFTKGQLPSKLKVATKIMANRLKEVMDLLISPTQSAFIPNRSISDNVFVAYEIFNYINHKKKGKKRFLALKLDMKKANDRVEWVFLEQFLLQFGFSTHWVQMVMSSLKFVSYKLIINGGIRERLYHRGALSSIISTSESSGLLRGIQASGQAVNLRKSSLSFSPNTPLRFRQWFSCIVKFSCGKSPSIYLGLPTEFGLSKSILFKDISNKTGKQLSSWKQQLLSYAGKEVMLKSIVFSMANYACSHFKLPSSQHDCLGKAAINFFWGDGSDKRKIHWISWLRLCQSKEKGGLGF, from the exons ATGCACAAGTACTATAACCACATTTTCCTATCAGAAGGGGTGGATCAAGGAGCGCTACAACAAATTCTTCTTTCTATTCAACCACAGGTGTTGGAGGAAATGAATGGCAAATTATGTGCAGCTCCTACAAAGGAGGAGATTCAAACAGCTCTATTTGCAATGGCGCTTTTAAAGTCACCAGGTCTAGATGGGCTTCCCCCTGCATTTTTTCAGAAATATTGGGATGTCACTCAGGAGGATCTCTTTACTTTTGTTCATGACTTTTTCACTAAGGGTCAATTACCATCTAAAT TGAAGGTTGCCACTAAAATAATGGCAAATCGCCTCAAGGAAGTCATGGATTTGCTAATCTCTCCTACCCAATCAGCTTTCATTCCAAACAGATCAATTTCTGACAATGTCTTCGTCGCTTATGAGATCTTCAATTATATCAACCACAAGAAGAAGGGCAAGAAGCGTTTTTTGGCTTTGAAGCTAGACATGAAGAAGGCGAATGATAGAGTTGAATGGGTCTTTCTTGAGCAGTTCCTCCTTCAATTCGGTTTTTCAACTCACTGGGTTCAAATGGTCATGTCCAGTCTTAAGTTTGTATCATATAAGCTGATCATCAATGGTGGCATTCGAGAACGGTTATACCATCGAGGG GCCCTTAGCAGTATTATATCAACCTCAGAAAGCAGTGGCCTTCTAAGAGGCATTCAG GCAAGTGGGCAAGCAGTGAATTTAAGAAAGTCCTCCCTCTCCTTTAGCCCCAACACACCACTCCGTTTTCGACAGTGGTTTTCCTGCATTGTCAAATTTTCTTGTGGTAAGAGCCCATCCATATATCTTGGCCTACCTACAGAATTTGGATTGTCAAAATCTATTCTATTTAAGGATATTTCTAACAAAACAGGGAAGCAGCTAAGCAGTTGGAAGCAACAACTTCTTTCTTATGCTGGTAAAGAGGTTATGTTAAAGTCTATTGTCTTCTCAATGGCAAATTATGCCTGCTCACATTTCAAACTCCCTTCCTCACAACATGATTGTCTTGGGAAAGCAGCAATAAATTTCTTTTGGGGTGATGGTTCGGATAAAAGGAAGATTCATTGGATCTCATGGTTGAGGCTTTGCCAATCCAAGGAGAAGGGTGGCTTGGGATTTTGA